In the Halorussus salinus genome, ACTCCGCTCGCTCATCCCGAACACGTCGTTCAGCACGAGGACCTGCCCGTCGGTGTCCGGGCCAGCGCCGATGCCGATGGTGGGGATGTCGATGGCCTCGGTTATCTGGGCCGCGACGTTCGAGGGGACGTGTTCCAGCACGAGCGCGAAGGCTCCGGCCTCCTCGTGGGCCGTCGCCAGTTCCAGCATCTCACCGGCGCTCTCCTCGTCGGTGCCCTGCCGGAAGTAGCCGCCCAACTGGTTGACGCGCTGGGGCGTCAGGCCGAGGTGGGCCATCACCGGAATGCCCAACCCTACGAGTCGCTCGGTCAGGTCCACGGTGTGGGGGCCGCTCTCCAACTTGACGGCGTTGGCGTCGGCCTCCTTGAGCATCCGGCCGCAGTTCTCGATGGCCTCGTTCTCGTCCACGCCGTAGCTCAGGAACGGCATATCCGCGACGACCATCGCGTCGTCGGTCGCGCGCGCGACCGCGGCGGTCCGACTTCGTACCTCCTCGACCGTGACGGGGAGCGTCGAGTCGTAGCCGAGTACCGCGTTGCCCATGCTGTCGCCGATCAAGATTACGTCCACGCCAGCCGAGTCCACGATTGCGGCGGTCGGGGCGTCGTACGCGGTCAGCATCGTTATCTCGTCGTCGCCCGCCTTCTCGGCGAGGTCCTGAACCGTCGTCATATCGGGGAGTCGTACGCGGCGTGTTAAACGTGTTCGGTTCCCACCGCCCCTGTGAGAATCTACAACGTTTAAGCCCCGAGCGTCCCGCCTTTCGAGCGTGCCCGAACCAGTCGAGACTCACGACCCCGAGGGCGTCGATTACGGGTGGGTGATGCAGACCACCTTCGTCGTCACCATCGTCGTCGGCGCGCCCGTCGTCGCGCTCATCGCGTGGCTGGTCGGCGTCTCGCTCCCGACGTGGGCCGCCCGCGCCGAGTTCGCGATTCGGGTCGGGGCGGTCGTCTGGTTCGTCGTCGCGGTCGGCGTCTTCCTCTACGCCCGCCGGATGGAGGAGGACTCCGGGACCGAGGAGACCGCCTCGAAGCCCGAGAATTAGACCCACTCGAACCGCGTCCCCGC is a window encoding:
- the panB gene encoding 3-methyl-2-oxobutanoate hydroxymethyltransferase, whose product is MTTVQDLAEKAGDDEITMLTAYDAPTAAIVDSAGVDVILIGDSMGNAVLGYDSTLPVTVEEVRSRTAAVARATDDAMVVADMPFLSYGVDENEAIENCGRMLKEADANAVKLESGPHTVDLTERLVGLGIPVMAHLGLTPQRVNQLGGYFRQGTDEESAGEMLELATAHEEAGAFALVLEHVPSNVAAQITEAIDIPTIGIGAGPDTDGQVLVLNDVFGMSERSPYFAEQFGDVKGEMERAVADFREAVESGEFPAEEHSYSEDEIDEIY
- a CDS encoding DUF5822 domain-containing protein codes for the protein MPEPVETHDPEGVDYGWVMQTTFVVTIVVGAPVVALIAWLVGVSLPTWAARAEFAIRVGAVVWFVVAVGVFLYARRMEEDSGTEETASKPEN